Proteins encoded by one window of Camelus bactrianus isolate YW-2024 breed Bactrian camel chromosome 9, ASM4877302v1, whole genome shotgun sequence:
- the SHKBP1 gene encoding SH3KBP1-binding protein 1 isoform X3, which yields MAAAAPAADGVPGRGPPGEVIHLNVGGKRFSTSRQTLTWIPDSFFSSLLSGRISTLKDETGAIFIDRDPTVFAPILNFLRTKELDPRGVHGSSLLHEAQFYGLTPLVRRLQLREELDRSSCGNVLFNGYLPPPVFPVKRRNRHSLAGSQQAGGRPAPVRRSNTMPPNLGNAGLLGRMLDEKAPPSPSGLPEEPGMVRLVCGHHNWIAVAYTQFLVCYRLKEASGWQLVFSSPRLDWPIERLALTARVLGGALGEHDKMVAAAMGSEILLWALQAEGGGSEIGVFHLGVPVEALFFVGNQLIATSHTGRIGVWNAVTKHWQVQEVQPITSYDAAGSFLLLGCSNGSIYYVDVQKFPLRMKDNDLLVSELYRDPAEDGVTALSVYLTPKTSDSGNWIEIAYGTSSGGVRVIVQHPETVGSGPQLFQTFTVHRSPVTKIMLSEKHLISVCADNNHVRTWSVTRFRGMISTQPGSTPLASFKILALESADGHGGCSAGNDIGPYGERDDQQVFIQKVVPSASQLFVRLSSTGQRVCSVRSVDGSPTTAFTVLECEGSRRLGSRPRRYLLTGQANGSLAMWDLTTAMDGLGQTPAGGLTEEELMEQLEQCELAPLASSRASLPSPSPHASLTSLHSAFSNSSLSSRRGSPSPPQAEARRRGGGSFVERCQELVRSGPEPRRPPTPAPRPSSGLGAPLAPPKMKLNETSF from the exons ATGGCAGCCGCGGCCCCTGCAGCAGATGGGGTCCCAGGTCGGGGGCCTCCCGGGGAGGTGATTCATCTGAACGTGGGAGGCAAGAG ATTCAGTACCTCTCGCCAGACTCTCACCTGGATCCCGGACTCTTTCTTTTCCAG TCTTCTGAGCGGACGCATCTCGACACTGAAGGATGAGACTGGAGCC ATCTTCATCGACAGGGACCCCACCGTCTTCGCCCCCATCCTCAACTTCCTGCGCACCAAAGAGTTGGACCCCAG GGGTGTCCACGGTTCCAGCCTCCTCCACGAAGCCCAGTTTTATGGGCTTACTCCTCTGG TTCGACGTCTGCAGCTGAGGGAAGAGTTGGATCGATCTTCTTGTGGAAACGTCCTCTTCAATGGTTACCTGCCTCCGCCAG TGTTCCCAGTGAAGCGGCGGAACCGGCACAGCCTGGCAGGGTCCCAGCAAGCAGGGGGGCGCCCAGCTCCTGTTCGCCGGAGCAACACAATGCCCCCCAACCTGGGCAATGCAGGGCTGCTGGGCCGAATGCTGGATGAGAAAGCCCCTCCTTCCCCGTCAG GGCTACCCGAGGAGCCAGGGATGGTGCGCCTGGTGTGTGGACACCACAACTGGATCGCCGTGGCCTATACCCAATTCCTTGTCTGCTATAG GCTGAAGGAAGCCTCCGGCTGGCAGCTGGTGTTTTCCAGTCCCCGCTTGGACTGGCCCATTGAACGACTGGCACTCACAGCCCGGGTGCTCGGTGGGGCTTTGGGTGAGCATGACAAGATGGTGGCAGCGGCCATGGGCAGCGAGATCCTGCTGTGGGCTCTGCAGGCAGAAGGCGGCGGCTCTGAGATAG GAGTCTTCCATCTGGGGGTGCCCGTGGAGGCCTTATTCTTCGTTGGGAACCAGCTCATCGCCACAAGCCACACAGGGCGCATCGGGGTGTGGAATGCCGTCACCAAGCACTGGCAG GTCCAGGAGGTGCAGCCCATCACCAGTTACGACGCGGCAGGCTCCTTCCTGCTCCTGGGCTGCAGCAACGGCTCCATCTACTACGTGG atGTGCAGAAATTCCCCCTGCGCATGAAGGACAATGACCTCCTTGTCAGCGAGCTCTACCGGGACCCAGCGGAGGATGGAGTCACAGCCCTCAGCGTCTACCTCACCCCCAAGACCA GTGACAGTGGGAACTGGATTGAGATCGCCTACGGCACCAGCTCAGGGGGCGTGCGGGTCATCGTGCAACACCCCGAGACAGTGGGCTCGGGGCCTCAGCTCTTCCAGACCTTCACAGTGCATCGCAGCCCTGTCACCAAGATCATGCTGTCAGAGAAACACCTCATCTCTG TCTGTGCCGACAACAACCATGTGCGCACCTGGTCTGTGACTCGCTTCCGCGGCATGATTTCCACCCAGCCTGGCTCCACCCCACTCGCTTCATTCAAGATCCTGGCGCTGGAGTCAGCTGACGGGCATGGCGGCTGCAGTGCCGGCAATGACATTG GCCCCTATGGTGAGCGGGATGACCAGCAAGTGTTCATTCAGAAGGTGGTGCCAAGTGCCAGCCAGCTCTTTGTGCGTCTTTCATCCACTGGTCAGCG GGTGTGCTCCGTGCGCTCCGTGGATGGCTCACCCACCACCGCCTTCACGGTGCTTGAATGTGAGGGCTCCCGGCGGCTTGGGTCTCGGCCCCGGCGCTATCTGCTCACAGGCCAAGCCAACGGCAGCCTAGCCATGTGGGACCTGACCACCGCCATGGATGGGCTTGGCCAGACCCCTG caggcggCCTGACAGAGGAAGAGCTGATGGAACAGCTGGAGCAGTGTGAACTAGCCCCGCTGGCTTCCTCGAgggcctctctccccagcccctcaccccatGCCTCTCTCACCAG TCTCCACTCAGCCTTCAGCAACTCCTCACTGTCCAGCCGCCGTGGGAGCCCGAGCCCCCCGCAGGCTGAAGCCCGGCGCCGCGGAGGAGGCAGCTTTGTGGAACGCTGCCAGGAACTGGTGCGGAGTGGGCCGGAGCCCCGGCGGCCACCAACACCAGCCCCCCGGCCCTCCTCAGGTCTCGGGGCTCCCCTTGCACCCCCCAAGATGAAGCTCAATGAAACTTCCTTCTGA
- the SHKBP1 gene encoding SH3KBP1-binding protein 1 isoform X2, with protein sequence MAAAAPAADGVPGRGPPGEVIHLNVGGKRFSTSRQTLTWIPDSFFSSLLSGRISTLKDETGAVSRIFIDRDPTVFAPILNFLRTKELDPRGVHGSSLLHEAQFYGLTPLVRRLQLREELDRSSCGNVLFNGYLPPPVFPVKRRNRHSLAGSQQAGGRPAPVRRSNTMPPNLGNAGLLGRMLDEKAPPSPSGLPEEPGMVRLVCGHHNWIAVAYTQFLVCYRLKEASGWQLVFSSPRLDWPIERLALTARVLGGALGEHDKMVAAAMGSEILLWALQAEGGGSEIGVFHLGVPVEALFFVGNQLIATSHTGRIGVWNAVTKHWQVQEVQPITSYDAAGSFLLLGCSNGSIYYVDVQKFPLRMKDNDLLVSELYRDPAEDGVTALSVYLTPKTSDSGNWIEIAYGTSSGGVRVIVQHPETVGSGPQLFQTFTVHRSPVTKIMLSEKHLISVCADNNHVRTWSVTRFRGMISTQPGSTPLASFKILALESADGHGGCSAGNDIGPYGERDDQQVFIQKVVPSASQLFVRLSSTGQRVCSVRSVDGSPTTAFTVLECEGSRRLGSRPRRYLLTGQANGSLAMWDLTTAMDGLGQTPGGLTEEELMEQLEQCELAPLASSRASLPSPSPHASLTSLHSAFSNSSLSSRRGSPSPPQAEARRRGGGSFVERCQELVRSGPEPRRPPTPAPRPSSGLGAPLAPPKMKLNETSF encoded by the exons ATGGCAGCCGCGGCCCCTGCAGCAGATGGGGTCCCAGGTCGGGGGCCTCCCGGGGAGGTGATTCATCTGAACGTGGGAGGCAAGAG ATTCAGTACCTCTCGCCAGACTCTCACCTGGATCCCGGACTCTTTCTTTTCCAG TCTTCTGAGCGGACGCATCTCGACACTGAAGGATGAGACTGGAGCCGTGAGTAGA ATCTTCATCGACAGGGACCCCACCGTCTTCGCCCCCATCCTCAACTTCCTGCGCACCAAAGAGTTGGACCCCAG GGGTGTCCACGGTTCCAGCCTCCTCCACGAAGCCCAGTTTTATGGGCTTACTCCTCTGG TTCGACGTCTGCAGCTGAGGGAAGAGTTGGATCGATCTTCTTGTGGAAACGTCCTCTTCAATGGTTACCTGCCTCCGCCAG TGTTCCCAGTGAAGCGGCGGAACCGGCACAGCCTGGCAGGGTCCCAGCAAGCAGGGGGGCGCCCAGCTCCTGTTCGCCGGAGCAACACAATGCCCCCCAACCTGGGCAATGCAGGGCTGCTGGGCCGAATGCTGGATGAGAAAGCCCCTCCTTCCCCGTCAG GGCTACCCGAGGAGCCAGGGATGGTGCGCCTGGTGTGTGGACACCACAACTGGATCGCCGTGGCCTATACCCAATTCCTTGTCTGCTATAG GCTGAAGGAAGCCTCCGGCTGGCAGCTGGTGTTTTCCAGTCCCCGCTTGGACTGGCCCATTGAACGACTGGCACTCACAGCCCGGGTGCTCGGTGGGGCTTTGGGTGAGCATGACAAGATGGTGGCAGCGGCCATGGGCAGCGAGATCCTGCTGTGGGCTCTGCAGGCAGAAGGCGGCGGCTCTGAGATAG GAGTCTTCCATCTGGGGGTGCCCGTGGAGGCCTTATTCTTCGTTGGGAACCAGCTCATCGCCACAAGCCACACAGGGCGCATCGGGGTGTGGAATGCCGTCACCAAGCACTGGCAG GTCCAGGAGGTGCAGCCCATCACCAGTTACGACGCGGCAGGCTCCTTCCTGCTCCTGGGCTGCAGCAACGGCTCCATCTACTACGTGG atGTGCAGAAATTCCCCCTGCGCATGAAGGACAATGACCTCCTTGTCAGCGAGCTCTACCGGGACCCAGCGGAGGATGGAGTCACAGCCCTCAGCGTCTACCTCACCCCCAAGACCA GTGACAGTGGGAACTGGATTGAGATCGCCTACGGCACCAGCTCAGGGGGCGTGCGGGTCATCGTGCAACACCCCGAGACAGTGGGCTCGGGGCCTCAGCTCTTCCAGACCTTCACAGTGCATCGCAGCCCTGTCACCAAGATCATGCTGTCAGAGAAACACCTCATCTCTG TCTGTGCCGACAACAACCATGTGCGCACCTGGTCTGTGACTCGCTTCCGCGGCATGATTTCCACCCAGCCTGGCTCCACCCCACTCGCTTCATTCAAGATCCTGGCGCTGGAGTCAGCTGACGGGCATGGCGGCTGCAGTGCCGGCAATGACATTG GCCCCTATGGTGAGCGGGATGACCAGCAAGTGTTCATTCAGAAGGTGGTGCCAAGTGCCAGCCAGCTCTTTGTGCGTCTTTCATCCACTGGTCAGCG GGTGTGCTCCGTGCGCTCCGTGGATGGCTCACCCACCACCGCCTTCACGGTGCTTGAATGTGAGGGCTCCCGGCGGCTTGGGTCTCGGCCCCGGCGCTATCTGCTCACAGGCCAAGCCAACGGCAGCCTAGCCATGTGGGACCTGACCACCGCCATGGATGGGCTTGGCCAGACCCCTG gcggCCTGACAGAGGAAGAGCTGATGGAACAGCTGGAGCAGTGTGAACTAGCCCCGCTGGCTTCCTCGAgggcctctctccccagcccctcaccccatGCCTCTCTCACCAG TCTCCACTCAGCCTTCAGCAACTCCTCACTGTCCAGCCGCCGTGGGAGCCCGAGCCCCCCGCAGGCTGAAGCCCGGCGCCGCGGAGGAGGCAGCTTTGTGGAACGCTGCCAGGAACTGGTGCGGAGTGGGCCGGAGCCCCGGCGGCCACCAACACCAGCCCCCCGGCCCTCCTCAGGTCTCGGGGCTCCCCTTGCACCCCCCAAGATGAAGCTCAATGAAACTTCCTTCTGA
- the SHKBP1 gene encoding SH3KBP1-binding protein 1 isoform X4, whose product MAAAAPAADGVPGRGPPGEVIHLNVGGKRFSTSRQTLTWIPDSFFSSLLSGRISTLKDETGAVSRIFIDRDPTVFAPILNFLRTKELDPRGVHGSSLLHEAQFYGLTPLVRRLQLREELDRSSCGNVLFNGYLPPPVFPVKRRNRHSLAGSQQAGGRPAPVRRSNTMPPNLGNAGLLGRMLDEKAPPSPSGLPEEPGMVRLVCGHHNWIAVAYTQFLVCYRLKEASGWQLVFSSPRLDWPIERLALTARVLGGALGEHDKMVAAAMGSEILLWALQAEGGGSEIGVFHLGVPVEALFFVGNQLIATSHTGRIGVWNAVTKHWQVQEVQPITSYDAAGSFLLLGCSNGSIYYVDVQKFPLRMKDNDLLVSELYRDPAEDGVTALSVYLTPKTSDSGNWIEIAYGTSSGGVRVIVQHPETVGSGPQLFQTFTVHRSPVTKIMLSEKHLISGPYGERDDQQVFIQKVVPSASQLFVRLSSTGQRVCSVRSVDGSPTTAFTVLECEGSRRLGSRPRRYLLTGQANGSLAMWDLTTAMDGLGQTPAGGLTEEELMEQLEQCELAPLASSRASLPSPSPHASLTSLHSAFSNSSLSSRRGSPSPPQAEARRRGGGSFVERCQELVRSGPEPRRPPTPAPRPSSGLGAPLAPPKMKLNETSF is encoded by the exons ATGGCAGCCGCGGCCCCTGCAGCAGATGGGGTCCCAGGTCGGGGGCCTCCCGGGGAGGTGATTCATCTGAACGTGGGAGGCAAGAG ATTCAGTACCTCTCGCCAGACTCTCACCTGGATCCCGGACTCTTTCTTTTCCAG TCTTCTGAGCGGACGCATCTCGACACTGAAGGATGAGACTGGAGCCGTGAGTAGA ATCTTCATCGACAGGGACCCCACCGTCTTCGCCCCCATCCTCAACTTCCTGCGCACCAAAGAGTTGGACCCCAG GGGTGTCCACGGTTCCAGCCTCCTCCACGAAGCCCAGTTTTATGGGCTTACTCCTCTGG TTCGACGTCTGCAGCTGAGGGAAGAGTTGGATCGATCTTCTTGTGGAAACGTCCTCTTCAATGGTTACCTGCCTCCGCCAG TGTTCCCAGTGAAGCGGCGGAACCGGCACAGCCTGGCAGGGTCCCAGCAAGCAGGGGGGCGCCCAGCTCCTGTTCGCCGGAGCAACACAATGCCCCCCAACCTGGGCAATGCAGGGCTGCTGGGCCGAATGCTGGATGAGAAAGCCCCTCCTTCCCCGTCAG GGCTACCCGAGGAGCCAGGGATGGTGCGCCTGGTGTGTGGACACCACAACTGGATCGCCGTGGCCTATACCCAATTCCTTGTCTGCTATAG GCTGAAGGAAGCCTCCGGCTGGCAGCTGGTGTTTTCCAGTCCCCGCTTGGACTGGCCCATTGAACGACTGGCACTCACAGCCCGGGTGCTCGGTGGGGCTTTGGGTGAGCATGACAAGATGGTGGCAGCGGCCATGGGCAGCGAGATCCTGCTGTGGGCTCTGCAGGCAGAAGGCGGCGGCTCTGAGATAG GAGTCTTCCATCTGGGGGTGCCCGTGGAGGCCTTATTCTTCGTTGGGAACCAGCTCATCGCCACAAGCCACACAGGGCGCATCGGGGTGTGGAATGCCGTCACCAAGCACTGGCAG GTCCAGGAGGTGCAGCCCATCACCAGTTACGACGCGGCAGGCTCCTTCCTGCTCCTGGGCTGCAGCAACGGCTCCATCTACTACGTGG atGTGCAGAAATTCCCCCTGCGCATGAAGGACAATGACCTCCTTGTCAGCGAGCTCTACCGGGACCCAGCGGAGGATGGAGTCACAGCCCTCAGCGTCTACCTCACCCCCAAGACCA GTGACAGTGGGAACTGGATTGAGATCGCCTACGGCACCAGCTCAGGGGGCGTGCGGGTCATCGTGCAACACCCCGAGACAGTGGGCTCGGGGCCTCAGCTCTTCCAGACCTTCACAGTGCATCGCAGCCCTGTCACCAAGATCATGCTGTCAGAGAAACACCTCATCTCTG GCCCCTATGGTGAGCGGGATGACCAGCAAGTGTTCATTCAGAAGGTGGTGCCAAGTGCCAGCCAGCTCTTTGTGCGTCTTTCATCCACTGGTCAGCG GGTGTGCTCCGTGCGCTCCGTGGATGGCTCACCCACCACCGCCTTCACGGTGCTTGAATGTGAGGGCTCCCGGCGGCTTGGGTCTCGGCCCCGGCGCTATCTGCTCACAGGCCAAGCCAACGGCAGCCTAGCCATGTGGGACCTGACCACCGCCATGGATGGGCTTGGCCAGACCCCTG caggcggCCTGACAGAGGAAGAGCTGATGGAACAGCTGGAGCAGTGTGAACTAGCCCCGCTGGCTTCCTCGAgggcctctctccccagcccctcaccccatGCCTCTCTCACCAG TCTCCACTCAGCCTTCAGCAACTCCTCACTGTCCAGCCGCCGTGGGAGCCCGAGCCCCCCGCAGGCTGAAGCCCGGCGCCGCGGAGGAGGCAGCTTTGTGGAACGCTGCCAGGAACTGGTGCGGAGTGGGCCGGAGCCCCGGCGGCCACCAACACCAGCCCCCCGGCCCTCCTCAGGTCTCGGGGCTCCCCTTGCACCCCCCAAGATGAAGCTCAATGAAACTTCCTTCTGA
- the SHKBP1 gene encoding SH3KBP1-binding protein 1 isoform X1 translates to MAAAAPAADGVPGRGPPGEVIHLNVGGKRFSTSRQTLTWIPDSFFSSLLSGRISTLKDETGAVSRIFIDRDPTVFAPILNFLRTKELDPRGVHGSSLLHEAQFYGLTPLVRRLQLREELDRSSCGNVLFNGYLPPPVFPVKRRNRHSLAGSQQAGGRPAPVRRSNTMPPNLGNAGLLGRMLDEKAPPSPSGLPEEPGMVRLVCGHHNWIAVAYTQFLVCYRLKEASGWQLVFSSPRLDWPIERLALTARVLGGALGEHDKMVAAAMGSEILLWALQAEGGGSEIGVFHLGVPVEALFFVGNQLIATSHTGRIGVWNAVTKHWQVQEVQPITSYDAAGSFLLLGCSNGSIYYVDVQKFPLRMKDNDLLVSELYRDPAEDGVTALSVYLTPKTSDSGNWIEIAYGTSSGGVRVIVQHPETVGSGPQLFQTFTVHRSPVTKIMLSEKHLISVCADNNHVRTWSVTRFRGMISTQPGSTPLASFKILALESADGHGGCSAGNDIGPYGERDDQQVFIQKVVPSASQLFVRLSSTGQRVCSVRSVDGSPTTAFTVLECEGSRRLGSRPRRYLLTGQANGSLAMWDLTTAMDGLGQTPAGGLTEEELMEQLEQCELAPLASSRASLPSPSPHASLTSLHSAFSNSSLSSRRGSPSPPQAEARRRGGGSFVERCQELVRSGPEPRRPPTPAPRPSSGLGAPLAPPKMKLNETSF, encoded by the exons ATGGCAGCCGCGGCCCCTGCAGCAGATGGGGTCCCAGGTCGGGGGCCTCCCGGGGAGGTGATTCATCTGAACGTGGGAGGCAAGAG ATTCAGTACCTCTCGCCAGACTCTCACCTGGATCCCGGACTCTTTCTTTTCCAG TCTTCTGAGCGGACGCATCTCGACACTGAAGGATGAGACTGGAGCCGTGAGTAGA ATCTTCATCGACAGGGACCCCACCGTCTTCGCCCCCATCCTCAACTTCCTGCGCACCAAAGAGTTGGACCCCAG GGGTGTCCACGGTTCCAGCCTCCTCCACGAAGCCCAGTTTTATGGGCTTACTCCTCTGG TTCGACGTCTGCAGCTGAGGGAAGAGTTGGATCGATCTTCTTGTGGAAACGTCCTCTTCAATGGTTACCTGCCTCCGCCAG TGTTCCCAGTGAAGCGGCGGAACCGGCACAGCCTGGCAGGGTCCCAGCAAGCAGGGGGGCGCCCAGCTCCTGTTCGCCGGAGCAACACAATGCCCCCCAACCTGGGCAATGCAGGGCTGCTGGGCCGAATGCTGGATGAGAAAGCCCCTCCTTCCCCGTCAG GGCTACCCGAGGAGCCAGGGATGGTGCGCCTGGTGTGTGGACACCACAACTGGATCGCCGTGGCCTATACCCAATTCCTTGTCTGCTATAG GCTGAAGGAAGCCTCCGGCTGGCAGCTGGTGTTTTCCAGTCCCCGCTTGGACTGGCCCATTGAACGACTGGCACTCACAGCCCGGGTGCTCGGTGGGGCTTTGGGTGAGCATGACAAGATGGTGGCAGCGGCCATGGGCAGCGAGATCCTGCTGTGGGCTCTGCAGGCAGAAGGCGGCGGCTCTGAGATAG GAGTCTTCCATCTGGGGGTGCCCGTGGAGGCCTTATTCTTCGTTGGGAACCAGCTCATCGCCACAAGCCACACAGGGCGCATCGGGGTGTGGAATGCCGTCACCAAGCACTGGCAG GTCCAGGAGGTGCAGCCCATCACCAGTTACGACGCGGCAGGCTCCTTCCTGCTCCTGGGCTGCAGCAACGGCTCCATCTACTACGTGG atGTGCAGAAATTCCCCCTGCGCATGAAGGACAATGACCTCCTTGTCAGCGAGCTCTACCGGGACCCAGCGGAGGATGGAGTCACAGCCCTCAGCGTCTACCTCACCCCCAAGACCA GTGACAGTGGGAACTGGATTGAGATCGCCTACGGCACCAGCTCAGGGGGCGTGCGGGTCATCGTGCAACACCCCGAGACAGTGGGCTCGGGGCCTCAGCTCTTCCAGACCTTCACAGTGCATCGCAGCCCTGTCACCAAGATCATGCTGTCAGAGAAACACCTCATCTCTG TCTGTGCCGACAACAACCATGTGCGCACCTGGTCTGTGACTCGCTTCCGCGGCATGATTTCCACCCAGCCTGGCTCCACCCCACTCGCTTCATTCAAGATCCTGGCGCTGGAGTCAGCTGACGGGCATGGCGGCTGCAGTGCCGGCAATGACATTG GCCCCTATGGTGAGCGGGATGACCAGCAAGTGTTCATTCAGAAGGTGGTGCCAAGTGCCAGCCAGCTCTTTGTGCGTCTTTCATCCACTGGTCAGCG GGTGTGCTCCGTGCGCTCCGTGGATGGCTCACCCACCACCGCCTTCACGGTGCTTGAATGTGAGGGCTCCCGGCGGCTTGGGTCTCGGCCCCGGCGCTATCTGCTCACAGGCCAAGCCAACGGCAGCCTAGCCATGTGGGACCTGACCACCGCCATGGATGGGCTTGGCCAGACCCCTG caggcggCCTGACAGAGGAAGAGCTGATGGAACAGCTGGAGCAGTGTGAACTAGCCCCGCTGGCTTCCTCGAgggcctctctccccagcccctcaccccatGCCTCTCTCACCAG TCTCCACTCAGCCTTCAGCAACTCCTCACTGTCCAGCCGCCGTGGGAGCCCGAGCCCCCCGCAGGCTGAAGCCCGGCGCCGCGGAGGAGGCAGCTTTGTGGAACGCTGCCAGGAACTGGTGCGGAGTGGGCCGGAGCCCCGGCGGCCACCAACACCAGCCCCCCGGCCCTCCTCAGGTCTCGGGGCTCCCCTTGCACCCCCCAAGATGAAGCTCAATGAAACTTCCTTCTGA